A stretch of Schistocerca americana isolate TAMUIC-IGC-003095 chromosome 3, iqSchAmer2.1, whole genome shotgun sequence DNA encodes these proteins:
- the LOC124606495 gene encoding nuclear pore complex protein Nup58-like, with translation GNGNGNGNGNGGGGGGNGGGGTDGALLGGYSYVDANGHLQSVHYVSNGFRLLHTYPASEVKPQQPQLQHHKPAPPPPPPPPPPPPPPTTTTTTTTTTTPPPRQNGGGFSVNGIGGSSAGGGSFNGFGGSGSSFGSGGGAGGASGSVNGDVHSLNKFFYSFTDPTTFATANTGFPVQHNTYLAHSGYPVAPSNLYGYGYAPAAPAAVATALPAPTAATYTAPAPITYTAHTYAAAAPAKITYTSAAPAKIASFAAAPASVATYTAAAPAAVTTYTAPAPVATYTAAAAPATVTYTAPAPATFTYTAPAHPTTLTYAAAAPARIATYAAPAPVATYAAPAPLPYATTAAVLPGVQTQYHAQGELGQYTYGYVGQLSAKHEAGGGDGTVAGGYSYLDANGVVQTVKYLSDDLNGFRVAATNLPVAPSDHSRQQPPPQQPQQQQQPDQRPVDSGFVVPMSVTETPEVKAARRAHEAAHREAIARNMNMSD, from the coding sequence GGCAACGGCAACGGCAACGGCAACGGGaatggcggcgggggcggcgggaacGGTGGGGGCGGGACGGACGGCGCTCTGCTGGGCGGTTACTCGTACGTGGACGCCAACGGCCACCTGCAGAGCGTGCACTACGTCAGCAACGGCTTCCGCCTGCTGCACACCTACCCCGCCTCGGAGGTGAAGCCGCAGCAGCCTCAGCTGCAGCACCACAAGCCGgccccgccgccgcctccgccaccaccaccaccaccaccaccgccgacCACGACCACCACGACCACCACAACCACTACCCCACCGCCCAGACAGAACGGAGGTGGGTTCTCTGTGAACGGCATAGGAGGCTCCAGCGCCGGCGGTGGCAGCTTCAACGGTTTCGGCGGCTCTGGCAGCAGCTTCGGCAGTGGAGGTGGTGCCGGTGGCGCCAGCGGCAGCGTCAACGGAGATGTCCACTCGCTGAACAAGTTCTTCTACTCTTTTACTGACCCTACCACATTCGCCACGGCCAACACGGGCTTCCCCGTCCAGCACAACACGTACCTCGCGCATTCCGGCTACCCGGTGGCGCCGTCCAACCTGTACGGCTACGGGTACGCCCCTGCCGCCCCCGCGGCCGTCGCGACTGCCTTACCTGCGCCGACGGCTGCGACGTACACGGCTCCCGCGCCGATCACGTACACGGCCCACACGTATGCCGCCGCAGCGCCGGCGAAGATCACGTACACATCCGCCGCGCCGGCCAAGATCGCCTCGTTCGCCGCGGCCCCGGCTTCAGTCGCCACGTacaccgccgccgcccccgccgccgtcaCGACGTACACCGCCCCAGCGCCGGTAGCGACGTACACGGCGGCCGCCGCTCCAGCTACGGTAACGTACACCGCCCCCGCGCCCGCGACCTTCACGTACACGGCCCCCGCGCACCCCACCACGCTCACGTACGCGGCGGCGGCTCCCGCGCGCATCGCGACGTACGCCGCCCCGGCGCCCGTAGCGACGTACGCGGCGCCCGCCCCCCTGCCGtacgcgacgacggcggcggtgcTGCCGGGGGTGCAGACGCAGTACCACGCGCAGGGCGAGCTCGGCCAGTACACGTACGGGTACGTCGGGCAGCTGTCGGCCAAGCACGAGGCGGGCGGCGGCGACGGCACCGTGGCCGGCGGCTACTCCTACCTGGACGCGAACGGCGTCGTGCAGACGGTCAAGTACCTGTCGGACGACCTGAACGGCTTCCGGGTGGCCGCCACCAACCTGCCCGTAGCGCCCTCCGACCACAGCCGCCAGCAACCGCCcccgcagcagccgcagcagcagcagcagccggacCAGAGGCCCGTCGACTCCGGCTTCGTGGTGCCGATGTCGGTGACCGAGACGCCGGAGGTGAAGGCGGCACGCAGAGCTCACGAGGCGGCGCACCGAGAGGCCATCGCCAGGAACATGAACATGTCTGACTAG